One genomic segment of Ricinus communis isolate WT05 ecotype wild-type chromosome 5, ASM1957865v1, whole genome shotgun sequence includes these proteins:
- the LOC8280609 gene encoding uncharacterized protein LOC8280609 isoform X2, producing the protein MHKIRKEGKGKKRGSESSYCGKEQWRTRVFLILNLVLLTILFTSIRSSSSENDQESKDTPEMKTQENKKRNECGLSTKDKPHQESHKLCKRTKDAHEVEQEHIKVDIEAQKLSQEELNERAEAFIAMFRQHLVSDARKSRNQFISRSKQSEMFNLRKESNLTISSERLQSNVGMKV; encoded by the exons ATgcataaaattagaaaagagggaaagggGAAAAAAAGAGGTTCAGAGTCGAGCTATTGTGGGAAAG AGCAATGGCGCACAAGGGTCTTCCTCATCCTTAATCTCGTACTCCTAACCATTCTTTTTACTTCCATCCGTTCAAGTTCAAGTGAAAATGATCAAGAAAGTAAGGATACTCCAGAAATGAAGACtcaagaaaacaagaaaagaaatgaatgtGGCTTGTCTACAAAAGATAAGCCACACCAagaaagccacaaattatgcAAAAGGACAAAGGATGCACATGAGGTAGAGCAAGAACACATTAAAGTTGATATTGAAGCTCAAAAATTGTCCCAGGAGGAGTTAAATGAGAGAGCTGAAGCTTTCATTGCAATGTTTAGGCAGCATTTGGTTTCTGATGCAAGAAAAAGTAGAAATCAGTTCATTTCAAGGTCCAAACAAAGTGAAATGTTCAACCTACGGAAGGAATCAAATTTGACCATCTCAAGTGAAAGACTACAGTCAAATGTCGGAATGAAAGTGTAA
- the LOC8280609 gene encoding uncharacterized protein LOC8280609 isoform X1, whose amino-acid sequence MDQKQVESERALNGREHGDEYIHKTFIAAGTTLAMACLKRILVMFFVEQWRTRVFLILNLVLLTILFTSIRSSSSENDQESKDTPEMKTQENKKRNECGLSTKDKPHQESHKLCKRTKDAHEVEQEHIKVDIEAQKLSQEELNERAEAFIAMFRQHLVSDARKSRNQFISRSKQSEMFNLRKESNLTISSERLQSNVGMKV is encoded by the coding sequence ATGGATCAGAAGCAGGTAGAGAGTGAAAGGGCACTAAATGGAAGAGAGCATGGAGATGAATATATTCATAAAACTTTCATTGCAGCAGGAACAACTCTTGCAATGGCATGTCTAAAACGCATTCTTGTTATGTTTTTTGTAGAGCAATGGCGCACAAGGGTCTTCCTCATCCTTAATCTCGTACTCCTAACCATTCTTTTTACTTCCATCCGTTCAAGTTCAAGTGAAAATGATCAAGAAAGTAAGGATACTCCAGAAATGAAGACtcaagaaaacaagaaaagaaatgaatgtGGCTTGTCTACAAAAGATAAGCCACACCAagaaagccacaaattatgcAAAAGGACAAAGGATGCACATGAGGTAGAGCAAGAACACATTAAAGTTGATATTGAAGCTCAAAAATTGTCCCAGGAGGAGTTAAATGAGAGAGCTGAAGCTTTCATTGCAATGTTTAGGCAGCATTTGGTTTCTGATGCAAGAAAAAGTAGAAATCAGTTCATTTCAAGGTCCAAACAAAGTGAAATGTTCAACCTACGGAAGGAATCAAATTTGACCATCTCAAGTGAAAGACTACAGTCAAATGTCGGAATGAAAGTGTAA
- the LOC8280608 gene encoding type IV inositol polyphosphate 5-phosphatase 7 yields MYNEDRKTKTSTFRKWFKRKNKRAGANHWNEISDESEDEVYDNLDDVFVRSTEIDPCISTNELRIFVGTWNVAGRSPVGSLAVDLDEWLNLKDAADMYVLGFQEIVPLRTRNVIGAEDPTEATNWNMLIGKTLNDKYGCPWLTPMIKPISSDNYHYMKVSDTGRRSSFSGYSGIQMREKLGTQHDLYGGSKYKLMASKKMVGVFISVWMKKELLRKYCISNVKVCSVACGIMGYLGNKGSVSVSMSIEGTSFCFIAAHLASGEKKGDEGRRNHQVSEIFRRTTFLRSPKDDDNPHPLTILGHDRIFWFGDLNYRLYLEDSLARYLIKQNDWKALQEFDQLRKELEDGGVFQGWREGNIKFAPTYKYSSSNCNRYSGGLPSRTGEKQRTPAWCDRILWYGKGVKQLSYFRSESKFSDHRPVSALFSIPVEIMKPTNSKVVLMEKILPTITPPGEIEPSNSNEESKSSTLLSLIAKDKEASPTNAKL; encoded by the exons ATGTATAACGAAGACCGGAAGACTAAAACTAGTACATTTCGTAAGTggtttaaaagaaagaacaagagAGCTGGAGCAAATCACTGGAATGAAATTTCAG ACGAGAGTGAAGATGAAGTTTACGATAACCTGGATGATGTATTTGTTCGGTCAACGGAGATTGATCCGTGCATTTCAACTAACGAGTTAAG AATTTTTGTTGGTACCTGGAATGTTGCTGGAAGGTCTCCAGTGGGAAGCCTAGCAGTAGATTTGGATGAGTGGTTGAATCTCAAGGATGCAGCTGATATGTATGTTCTCGG ATTTCAAGAGATTGTACCTTTGAGAACTAGAAATGTGATAGGAGCAGAAGACCCAACAGAAGCAACAAACTGGAACATGCTTATAGGAAAGACTCTAAACGATAAATATGGGTGCCCATGGTTGACGCCCATGATAAAACCAATCTCCAGTGACAACTACCATTACATGAAGGTCTCTGATACTGGAAGGAGATCAAGTTTTAGTGGCTATTCTGGAATCCAAATGCGAGAGAAGTTAGGGACACAGCATGATTTATATGGGGGCAGCAAGTACAAGCTAATGGCGAGCAAAAAAATGGTTGGAGTGTTTATAAGTGTATGGATGAAGAAGGAATTGTTGAGGAAGTATTGCATTTCAAATGTGAAAGTTTGTTCAGTTGCTTGTGGCATCATGGGTTATTTGGGGAACAAAGGCTCAGTTTCAGTTAGCATGTCCATAGAAGGAACAAGCTTTTGCTTCATTGCTGCCCATTTAGCTTCTGGTGAGAAAAAGGGTGATGAAGGCAGAAGGAATCACCAAGTCTCAGAGATTTTTAGGCGAACTACTTTTCTTCGATCCCCTAAAGATGATGATAATCCTCATCCTCTCACCATCTTAGGACATGA TCGGATATTCTGGTTTGGTGATCTTAACTACAGATTGTACTTGGAAGACAGTTTAGCTAGATATTTGATAAAGCAGAATGACTGGAAAGCATTGCAAGAGTTTGATCAGCTCCGAAAGGAACTAGAAGATGGTGGAGTATTTCAAGGTTGGAGAGAgggaaatataaaatttgcaCCTACATACAAGTATTCTTCATCAAATTGTAATCGGTACTCAGGGGGGCTCCCAAGCAGAACAGGAGAAAAGCAACGAACCCCGGCATG GTGTGACAGGATACTATGGTACGGAAAAGGAGTGAAACAACTTTCCTATTTTCGCAGCGAAAGTAAATTCTCTGATCATCGTCCTGTTTCTGCTCTATTTTCTATACCAGTAGAAATCATGAAGCCTACAAATTCAAAGGTCGTTCTGATGGAGAAAATTCTTCCCACTATAACACCTCCAGGAGAAATT GAGCCAAGCAATAGTAATGAAGAGTCCAAATCATCAACCTTGCTATCACTAATagcaaaagataaagaagCATCACCTACAAATGCAAAACTATAG